The Streptomyces sp. NBC_01255 genome window below encodes:
- a CDS encoding helix-turn-helix transcriptional regulator has protein sequence MTTIDRRELADFLRRSRDRVRPQDAGLPAGPRRRTPGLRREEVAQLAGMSADYYIRLEQARGPQPSPQMLAALARALRLDTDGRDHLHLLAGHRPPAGPTVGDHVSPGLLHLLDQLDTTPAQVLSDLGDVLAQNAMARALLGGVCTVSEHGRNVVWRWFADPEARTAYPAEEHAYYSRLHVADLRAAVGRRSGDPACVRLVERLRGASEEFAELWARHEVGVRRHSRMRVVHAVIGPVDLDCQVLLAPEGEQRLVIHTPPPGTDAGERLALLRVVGGEQFAPA, from the coding sequence ATGACGACGATCGACCGCCGCGAACTCGCCGACTTCCTGCGCCGCTCCCGCGACCGGGTCCGCCCGCAGGACGCGGGCCTCCCGGCCGGCCCCCGCCGCCGTACGCCCGGGCTGCGCCGCGAAGAGGTCGCCCAGCTCGCCGGCATGTCGGCCGACTACTACATCCGCCTGGAGCAGGCCCGCGGCCCGCAGCCCTCGCCCCAGATGCTGGCCGCGCTCGCCCGCGCGCTGCGCCTCGACACCGACGGGCGGGACCACCTCCACCTTCTCGCCGGCCACCGCCCGCCCGCCGGGCCCACCGTCGGCGACCACGTCTCACCCGGCCTCCTGCACCTCCTGGACCAGCTGGACACGACCCCGGCGCAGGTCCTGAGCGACCTCGGGGACGTCCTCGCCCAGAACGCGATGGCCCGCGCCCTGCTCGGCGGCGTGTGCACGGTGTCCGAGCACGGGCGGAACGTCGTGTGGCGCTGGTTCGCCGACCCCGAGGCCCGTACGGCGTACCCGGCCGAGGAGCACGCGTACTACAGCCGCCTCCACGTCGCCGACCTGCGCGCGGCCGTCGGCCGCCGCTCCGGCGACCCGGCGTGCGTCCGTCTGGTGGAGCGACTGCGCGGGGCGAGCGAGGAGTTCGCGGAGCTGTGGGCGCGGCACGAGGTGGGGGTCCGGCGGCACAGCCGGATGCGGGTCGTGCACGCGGTGATCGGCCCCGTGGACCTGGACTGCCAGGTGCTGCTGGCCCCGGAGGGCGAGCAGCGGCTCGTGATCCACACGCCGCCGCCGGGCACGGACGCGGGGGAGCGGCTGGCGCTGCTCAGGGTGGTGGGCGGGGAGCAGTTCGCGCCGGCGTAG
- a CDS encoding alpha/beta fold hydrolase, with protein sequence MATVTVGTARVHYDVEGSGAGPALLLVHGTGSGGAAVNWGRTAPRFTGDRTVVTLDLSGADRTVDDGGPLTVEALAAQVIAVIEAAGTGPVDLLGFSMGSPISATVAALRPDLVNKLVLVAGWAYTDGDEYLRNLFTLWQRLGTYDPAGFGRSVTMTGFSRGFLNGIGREGVEALIPNLPPTPGTLRHVALDLEVDIRELLPRITAETLVVGCTQDATAPVENSRALHAAIGGSSYAEIDAGHVVFFEKEDEFVRTVTDFLGSLVGSVRV encoded by the coding sequence ATGGCCACCGTCACCGTCGGCACCGCCCGCGTCCACTACGACGTCGAGGGCTCGGGCGCCGGTCCCGCCCTTCTCCTCGTCCACGGCACCGGTTCGGGCGGCGCCGCCGTCAACTGGGGTCGGACCGCGCCCCGCTTCACCGGCGACCGTACGGTCGTCACCCTGGACCTGTCCGGCGCCGACCGGACCGTCGACGACGGCGGGCCGCTGACCGTCGAGGCGCTCGCCGCGCAGGTGATCGCGGTGATCGAGGCGGCCGGCACCGGGCCGGTCGATCTGCTCGGTTTCTCGATGGGTTCCCCGATCTCGGCGACCGTCGCAGCGCTCCGCCCCGACCTGGTGAACAAGCTGGTCCTGGTGGCGGGTTGGGCGTACACGGACGGCGACGAGTACCTGCGGAACCTGTTCACGCTGTGGCAGCGGCTCGGTACGTACGACCCGGCGGGCTTCGGGCGGAGCGTGACGATGACGGGGTTCAGCCGTGGTTTCCTCAACGGCATCGGCCGCGAGGGCGTCGAGGCGCTGATCCCGAACCTGCCGCCCACCCCCGGCACCCTGCGGCACGTGGCGCTCGACCTGGAGGTCGACATCCGGGAGCTGCTGCCCCGGATCACGGCGGAGACGCTGGTCGTGGGCTGCACGCAGGACGCGACCGCACCCGTGGAGAACAGCCGGGCGCTGCACGCGGCGATCGGCGGCAGCTCGTACGCGGAGATCGACGCCGGGCATGTCGTCTTCTTCGAGAAGGAGGACGAGTTCGTGAGGACGGTGACGGATTTCCTCGGTTCCCTCGTCGGTTCGGTCCGCGTCTGA
- a CDS encoding winged helix DNA-binding domain-containing protein — MLGGMGETNTRTRTIDDAERRARLAVRHRLAGAARAATAEEVGDSLVALHGTDPASVFLAMGARLAGGEGPVASAERALYEERSLIRMHGMRHTVFVFPSSLAPAVQSSTTRPAAVRERTVLVRHLAEGSSFDEAWLAETERLVLAELAVRGEAAGTELGAAVPRLRETFVYGPGTRQEGVQSVASRVLRVLGMEGRIVRGRPQGTWTSSRFRWALAEEHPPVPAAEARAELIGRWLAACGPATEADLKWWTGWKVTDVRAALAAVGAVAVTLAGDGDGDRAGAGAGAGAGAGAGGTGFVLPDDLDPVPAPEPWAALLPALDPTAMGWQGRDWYQDPGHRAALYDRSGNIAPTVWWDGRIVGVWAQRPDGGIVHRLLTDVGGDAVRAIGVEAARLAAWVGDVRVTPRFRTPLERELAAP; from the coding sequence ATGCTGGGAGGCATGGGTGAGACAAATACGCGTACGAGAACGATCGACGACGCCGAGCGCAGGGCCCGGCTCGCGGTCCGGCACCGGCTGGCCGGGGCCGCGCGGGCGGCGACGGCGGAGGAGGTCGGGGACTCCTTGGTGGCGCTGCACGGCACGGATCCGGCGAGCGTGTTCCTCGCGATGGGGGCGCGGCTGGCGGGCGGCGAAGGGCCGGTCGCGTCGGCCGAGCGGGCACTGTACGAGGAACGGTCCCTGATCCGGATGCACGGCATGCGGCACACGGTCTTCGTCTTCCCGTCCTCTCTCGCGCCCGCCGTGCAGTCCTCGACGACCCGCCCGGCCGCCGTGCGTGAACGGACGGTGCTCGTCCGCCACTTGGCGGAGGGGAGCTCCTTCGACGAGGCCTGGCTGGCGGAGACGGAGCGGCTGGTCCTGGCCGAGCTGGCCGTACGCGGGGAGGCGGCCGGCACCGAACTGGGCGCGGCCGTACCGAGGTTGCGGGAGACGTTCGTGTACGGGCCGGGCACCCGTCAGGAGGGCGTCCAGTCCGTCGCGAGCCGGGTGCTGCGGGTCCTCGGCATGGAGGGCCGGATCGTCCGGGGGCGGCCGCAGGGGACGTGGACGTCGAGCCGTTTCCGCTGGGCGCTCGCGGAGGAGCACCCGCCGGTGCCGGCGGCGGAGGCGCGGGCCGAGCTGATCGGGCGCTGGCTGGCGGCCTGCGGGCCGGCGACCGAGGCGGATCTGAAGTGGTGGACGGGGTGGAAGGTCACGGACGTGCGCGCGGCGCTCGCCGCGGTCGGGGCGGTGGCGGTGACGCTGGCCGGGGACGGGGACGGGGACAGGGCTGGGGCTGGGGCTGGGGCTGGGGCCGGGGCTGGGGCCGGGGGGACGGGTTTCGTCCTGCCGGACGACCTCGACCCCGTACCGGCGCCGGAGCCGTGGGCGGCGCTGCTGCCCGCGCTCGACCCGACGGCGATGGGCTGGCAGGGCCGGGACTGGTACCAGGACCCCGGCCACCGGGCCGCGCTGTACGACCGCAGCGGGAACATCGCGCCGACGGTGTGGTGGGACGGCCGGATCGTCGGCGTCTGGGCGCAGCGGCCGGACGGCGGGATCGTCCACCGGCTCCTGACCGACGTGGGCGGGGACGCGGTGCGGGCGATCGGGGTGGAGGCGGCGCGACTGGCGGCCTGGGTGGGGGACGTACGGGTGACGCCCCGGTTCCGCACCCCGCTGGAACGGGAGCTCGCCGCGCCCTGA
- a CDS encoding MarC family protein: MHALSFSTAFIAFFSVVGPPKVLLSFAGLAQIHPARQLRSIALVSSGLAVLVGLGTGITAPWLLELFHISTPALMLAGGIIFFLYALGLVLGLHIGPVSTHRDSPDLVSGVRELLTPYVVSPLAMTAILIGGASGDSFGWRSTVVLAYAAVIALDLACVLLLAGVLRRAQGTTIELLGRLLGLLLAAVGVDLVLNGLAELGVPGLGESE; this comes from the coding sequence GTGCACGCACTCAGCTTCTCCACCGCCTTCATCGCCTTCTTCTCCGTCGTCGGCCCGCCCAAGGTGCTCCTGTCGTTCGCCGGGCTCGCCCAGATCCACCCCGCCCGCCAGCTGCGCTCCATCGCCCTCGTCTCCTCGGGTCTGGCCGTCCTCGTCGGTCTGGGCACCGGCATCACGGCCCCGTGGCTGCTCGAGCTCTTCCACATCAGCACGCCCGCGCTCATGCTCGCGGGCGGCATCATCTTCTTCCTCTACGCCCTCGGACTCGTCCTCGGCCTCCACATCGGACCCGTCAGCACGCACCGGGACTCCCCGGACCTGGTCAGCGGAGTGCGCGAGTTGCTCACGCCGTACGTCGTGAGCCCGCTCGCCATGACGGCGATCCTCATCGGAGGCGCCTCCGGGGACTCCTTCGGCTGGCGCTCGACCGTCGTCCTCGCGTACGCGGCGGTCATCGCCCTCGACCTGGCCTGCGTGCTGCTCCTCGCCGGCGTCCTGCGGCGCGCCCAGGGCACCACCATCGAGCTCCTCGGCCGGCTCCTGGGCCTGCTGCTCGCCGCGGTCGGCGTCGACCTCGTCCTCAACGGCCTCGCCGAGCTGGGGGTCCCCGGCCTCGGCGAGAGCGAGTAG
- a CDS encoding YciI family protein, whose product MKYLVMVQGSQIDYEAMVGRGSAGSPAWDKADLKAMFEHMNAINTELTARGEMLDGQGLAAPATTRFVTVDGEGRPVVTDGPYAETKEVLAGYWLLDCASLDRVTEIAAQVARCPAPAGSPEYAVVIRPVDESGPSQD is encoded by the coding sequence ATGAAGTACCTGGTGATGGTGCAGGGCTCGCAGATCGACTACGAGGCGATGGTGGGCCGCGGCTCCGCCGGGAGCCCTGCCTGGGACAAGGCGGACCTCAAGGCGATGTTCGAGCACATGAACGCGATCAACACCGAGCTGACCGCCAGGGGCGAGATGCTCGACGGCCAGGGCCTCGCCGCCCCGGCCACGACTCGCTTCGTGACGGTGGACGGCGAGGGCAGGCCGGTCGTCACGGACGGCCCGTACGCGGAGACCAAGGAGGTCCTCGCGGGCTACTGGCTCCTCGACTGCGCCTCCCTGGACCGCGTCACGGAGATCGCCGCCCAGGTGGCCCGCTGCCCCGCCCCGGCCGGCTCCCCGGAGTACGCGGTGGTGATCCGCCCCGTCGACGAGTCCGGTCCGAGTCAGGACTGA
- a CDS encoding MFS transporter, translated as MKPQLDAPAHTHAHPQPHPRRWTALALICAAQFMLILDVTVVNLALPALSADLDLGRTALTWVVTAYTLCFGGLMLLGGRLADALGARRVLLTGLALFTTASLVCGLAANAPVLLGGRIAQGIGAALLSPAALALVTTAFHGAERAKALGAWAAIGGTGSAVGVLLGGALTEGPGWPWIFYVNVPVGLALLATLPKVLPDNRPGRTNARLDAPGALLVTTATGALVYGLVQAGDSGWASAATLLPLLGALALYGIFVAVERASAAPLMDLRMLTRRPVVAGSLLMLVATALLISFFFLGSMQLQHVYGLGAFRTGLLFLPIALTTAIGAHLGSRLVTTAGPRACATGGLALAALGCLPLTFLTPGANPWATLLPALATASFGLGAVFVAATTTSLGLIAPHEAGLASGIVNTFHEVGGSIGVAAVSTLALTATTDPTPTGFTAAFTLCTATAATAALTAPFLIPRGTPRHTGGPHGVH; from the coding sequence ATGAAGCCTCAGCTCGACGCGCCGGCCCACACCCATGCCCACCCGCAACCCCACCCACGCCGCTGGACGGCCCTCGCGCTGATCTGCGCGGCCCAGTTCATGCTGATCCTCGACGTCACCGTCGTGAACCTCGCCCTGCCCGCCCTCTCCGCCGACCTCGACCTGGGGCGCACCGCCCTGACCTGGGTGGTCACCGCGTACACCCTCTGCTTCGGCGGACTCATGCTCCTCGGCGGCCGGCTCGCCGACGCCCTCGGCGCCCGCCGCGTCCTCCTGACCGGCCTCGCGCTCTTCACGACCGCCTCCCTGGTCTGCGGCCTCGCCGCGAACGCCCCCGTCCTGCTCGGCGGCCGCATCGCCCAGGGCATCGGCGCCGCGCTCCTCTCCCCGGCCGCGCTCGCCCTCGTCACGACCGCCTTCCACGGCGCCGAGCGGGCCAAGGCCCTCGGAGCCTGGGCGGCGATCGGCGGCACCGGCTCGGCCGTGGGCGTCCTGCTCGGCGGAGCCCTCACCGAGGGCCCGGGCTGGCCCTGGATCTTCTACGTCAACGTCCCGGTGGGCCTGGCCCTCCTCGCCACCCTCCCGAAGGTCCTCCCGGACAACAGGCCCGGGCGCACGAACGCCCGCCTGGACGCCCCCGGCGCACTCCTCGTGACCACCGCCACCGGCGCGCTCGTCTACGGCCTCGTCCAGGCGGGCGACTCCGGCTGGGCCTCCGCCGCGACCCTGCTGCCGCTGCTCGGCGCGCTCGCGCTCTACGGGATCTTCGTCGCGGTCGAGCGGGCGAGCGCCGCCCCGCTGATGGACCTCAGGATGCTGACGCGGCGCCCGGTCGTCGCGGGCTCCCTGCTCATGCTGGTCGCGACCGCGCTCCTGATCTCCTTCTTCTTCCTGGGCTCGATGCAGCTCCAGCACGTGTACGGCCTCGGGGCCTTCCGCACCGGACTGCTCTTCCTCCCGATCGCCCTCACGACCGCGATCGGCGCCCACCTGGGCTCGCGCCTCGTGACGACGGCGGGCCCGCGCGCCTGCGCCACCGGCGGCCTGGCCCTGGCGGCCCTGGGCTGCCTGCCGCTGACCTTCCTGACCCCCGGCGCCAACCCCTGGGCGACCCTCCTGCCCGCCCTCGCCACGGCGTCCTTCGGCCTCGGCGCGGTCTTCGTCGCGGCGACCACGACGTCCCTCGGCCTGATCGCCCCGCACGAGGCCGGCCTCGCCTCCGGCATCGTCAACACCTTCCACGAGGTCGGCGGCTCCATCGGCGTCGCCGCCGTCTCCACCCTGGCCCTCACCGCCACCACGGACCCGACGCCGACGGGCTTCACGGCGGCCTTCACCCTCTGCACGGCCACAGCGGCCACAGCGGCCCTGACGGCCCCCTTCCTCATCCCCCGCGGCACCCCCCGCCACACGGGCGGCCCCCACGGGGTGCACTGA
- a CDS encoding TetR/AcrR family transcriptional regulator: MNAQPPDVPAAVAAPRPAPSGPRAARKRQAVVRAARDLFLREGFGVGMDAIAAEAGVSKVTVYNHFGSKEALFTAVVAGALDEPLAGGEEAEGPDLALLVAAEGPDALKAALTDAGRAWARAVRADDEGRALRTLVATELHRFPELGRAWRAHGPAGHHPAVADALRTLADRGLLEIPDLEVAVLQLYSLLVFPQMVFEQYGTELAEELSERLVTDGVEMFLRRYAA, encoded by the coding sequence ATGAACGCGCAGCCCCCGGACGTTCCCGCCGCCGTCGCCGCACCCAGGCCCGCACCCAGCGGCCCCCGCGCCGCCCGCAAGCGCCAGGCCGTCGTGCGGGCCGCCCGCGATCTCTTCCTCCGCGAGGGCTTCGGCGTCGGCATGGACGCCATCGCCGCCGAGGCGGGCGTCTCCAAGGTCACCGTCTACAACCACTTCGGCAGCAAGGAAGCGCTCTTCACCGCCGTCGTCGCCGGCGCCCTCGACGAGCCCCTGGCCGGAGGGGAGGAGGCGGAAGGGCCGGACCTCGCGCTGCTCGTCGCCGCCGAGGGGCCCGACGCGCTCAAGGCCGCCCTCACCGACGCCGGCCGCGCCTGGGCCCGGGCCGTACGCGCCGACGACGAGGGCCGCGCGCTGCGCACCCTCGTCGCCACCGAACTCCACCGCTTCCCCGAGCTGGGCCGCGCCTGGCGCGCCCACGGCCCGGCCGGCCACCACCCCGCCGTCGCCGACGCGCTGCGCACCCTCGCCGACCGGGGCCTCCTGGAGATCCCCGACCTGGAGGTCGCGGTCCTCCAGCTCTACTCGCTGCTCGTCTTCCCGCAGATGGTCTTCGAGCAGTACGGGACGGAGCTCGCCGAGGAGCTGAGCGAGCGGCTCGTCACGGACGGGGTCGAGATGTTCCTCCGGCGTTACGCCGCCTGA
- a CDS encoding rhodanese-like domain-containing protein, with translation MNEPLSLDADQARERLAELTVVDVRTPGEYASGHVPGALNVPLDRLGRAVPELREAAARGGLLVVCQSGGRSADACARLAAHGVAAIDLAGGTSGWAARGHGLDRPVGAPAKPVWAMDRQVRLVAGSLVLLGLALGLLVHPAFQLLSAGVAGGLVFSALTDTCGMALMLGKLPYNRAAKNGGPTLDATLARLRQEA, from the coding sequence ATGAACGAACCCCTCTCGCTCGACGCCGACCAGGCCCGTGAGCGGCTGGCCGAGCTGACCGTCGTCGACGTGCGGACACCCGGCGAGTACGCCTCCGGGCACGTTCCCGGGGCCCTCAACGTCCCGCTCGACCGGCTCGGCCGGGCCGTGCCCGAGCTCCGGGAGGCGGCGGCCCGCGGCGGGCTGCTCGTCGTGTGCCAGTCGGGCGGCCGCTCGGCCGACGCCTGCGCCCGGCTCGCCGCGCACGGCGTCGCCGCGATCGACCTCGCGGGCGGTACGAGCGGCTGGGCGGCCCGCGGGCACGGCCTCGACCGCCCGGTGGGCGCCCCGGCGAAGCCGGTCTGGGCGATGGACCGGCAGGTCAGGCTCGTGGCGGGCTCGCTCGTCCTGCTCGGCCTCGCACTGGGTCTCCTCGTCCACCCCGCGTTCCAGCTGCTCTCGGCGGGCGTCGCGGGCGGGCTCGTCTTCTCGGCGCTCACCGACACCTGCGGCATGGCGCTGATGCTCGGGAAGCTCCCGTACAACCGCGCGGCGAAGAACGGCGGGCCGACCCTCGACGCGACGCTCGCACGCCTGCGTCAGGAGGCGTAG
- a CDS encoding metal-sensitive transcriptional regulator produces MELDLAGAELKAVLNRLRRAQGQIAGVIRMIEEGRDCEEVVTQLAAASRALDRAGFAIIATGLQQCLTDIEDGRKNGEDRDAMRARLEKLFLSLA; encoded by the coding sequence GTGGAACTCGATCTCGCGGGCGCGGAGCTCAAGGCGGTACTGAACCGGCTGCGCCGGGCCCAGGGCCAGATCGCCGGCGTGATCCGGATGATCGAGGAGGGACGGGACTGCGAGGAGGTCGTGACCCAGCTCGCCGCCGCCTCCCGCGCCCTCGACCGGGCCGGGTTCGCGATCATCGCGACCGGACTCCAGCAGTGCCTGACCGACATCGAGGACGGCCGGAAGAACGGCGAGGACCGCGATGCCATGCGGGCGCGCCTGGAGAAGCTCTTCCTGTCGCTGGCCTGA
- the wrbA gene encoding NAD(P)H:quinone oxidoreductase yields the protein MSVKVAVIYYSSTGAVHQLAQAVAEGASKAGAYVRLRRVPELAPDAAIDANPAWRAHVDATADVETATLDDLEWADAYALGSPTRFGNVAAQLKQYVDTSGGLWQRGVMADKPATAFTSAHNVHGGNESTLLALYNTFHHWGSVIVSPGFTDPSVYAAGGNPYGTSHPGANGAPEESVLQAARYQGARLTRIAKRLKGLADD from the coding sequence ATGTCCGTCAAGGTCGCCGTCATCTACTACTCGTCCACAGGCGCCGTCCATCAGCTCGCCCAGGCCGTCGCCGAGGGCGCCTCGAAGGCCGGCGCCTACGTGCGCCTGCGCAGGGTGCCCGAGCTCGCCCCGGACGCCGCGATCGACGCGAACCCGGCCTGGCGTGCGCATGTCGACGCCACCGCTGACGTGGAGACCGCCACGCTGGACGACCTGGAGTGGGCCGACGCGTACGCGCTGGGTTCCCCGACCCGCTTCGGAAACGTCGCCGCCCAGCTCAAGCAGTACGTCGACACCTCGGGCGGTCTGTGGCAGCGCGGCGTCATGGCGGACAAGCCCGCGACCGCCTTCACCAGCGCCCACAACGTCCACGGCGGCAACGAGTCGACGCTGCTCGCGCTCTACAACACCTTCCACCACTGGGGCTCGGTCATCGTCTCGCCCGGCTTCACCGACCCGAGCGTCTACGCGGCCGGCGGCAACCCCTACGGCACCTCGCACCCCGGCGCCAACGGCGCCCCGGAGGAGAGCGTCCTCCAGGCCGCCCGCTACCAGGGCGCGCGTCTGACGCGGATCGCGAAGCGCCTGAAGGGCCTCGCGGACGACTGA
- a CDS encoding TetR/AcrR family transcriptional regulator, which produces MSTREPRAGDTAAAPAAPMLSLLPTGGGSPAPERADAARNRRKILDAAARIVAEDGPDAVTMNQVAHASGIGVGTVYRRFGDVSQLLWALLDDRERQFQEAYMSGPPPLGPGAPAAERLDAFLDALVDRVGEQREILLAAHSAAPRARYHSGAYRVMHTHVTLLIGELRPGSDAALLAHLTLAAFSPDVMHHLTVEQELSGERLKAGVRELLTLRG; this is translated from the coding sequence ATGAGCACGAGAGAACCGCGGGCCGGGGACACGGCCGCGGCGCCCGCCGCGCCGATGCTCAGCCTGCTCCCCACCGGCGGCGGCAGCCCCGCCCCCGAGCGCGCCGACGCCGCCCGCAACCGGCGGAAGATCCTCGACGCGGCCGCCCGGATCGTCGCCGAGGACGGCCCCGACGCCGTCACCATGAACCAGGTCGCCCACGCCAGCGGCATCGGCGTCGGCACCGTCTACCGCCGCTTCGGCGACGTCTCCCAGCTCCTGTGGGCCCTGCTCGACGACCGCGAGCGCCAGTTCCAGGAGGCGTACATGAGCGGCCCGCCGCCGCTCGGGCCCGGCGCTCCCGCCGCCGAGCGGCTCGACGCCTTCCTCGACGCGCTCGTCGACCGGGTCGGCGAGCAGCGCGAGATCCTGCTCGCCGCCCACTCCGCCGCGCCCCGCGCCCGCTACCACAGCGGCGCGTACCGGGTGATGCACACCCATGTGACCCTGCTCATCGGCGAGTTGAGGCCCGGCTCCGACGCCGCCCTGCTCGCGCACCTGACGCTCGCGGCGTTCTCGCCGGACGTCATGCACCATCTGACGGTCGAGCAGGAGCTGTCGGGCGAGCGCTTGAAGGCGGGCGTGCGGGAGCTGCTGACCCTGCGGGGCTGA
- a CDS encoding TetR/AcrR family transcriptional regulator has product MTETKGKSRSGAGDPARTLELLWREALPGAPAGRRGPRQGLTVDAVVDTALGLADGGGLDAVTMRAVAQRLGVTPMTLYTYVPGKAELIDLMLDAAFLRMDRPPFAPEEPWRARVTAVADANRALHLRHPWLVDLRVVRAPLGPGVMAKYEYELGAFEGLGLDDVARDSALTYLLGSVQASARAELDARAVERESAMSDAEWWDTHEPLLARVFDEARFPLAARVGEASAIAYDGVYDAEHAYAFGLARTLDGLAALGGPGA; this is encoded by the coding sequence ATGACGGAGACGAAGGGGAAGAGCCGCAGCGGCGCCGGCGACCCGGCGCGCACCCTGGAGCTGCTGTGGCGCGAGGCCCTGCCGGGGGCCCCGGCAGGGCGGCGCGGCCCCCGGCAGGGCCTGACGGTCGACGCGGTGGTCGACACGGCCCTCGGCCTCGCCGACGGCGGCGGGCTCGACGCGGTGACCATGCGCGCGGTCGCCCAGCGCCTCGGCGTGACCCCCATGACGCTCTACACGTACGTCCCCGGCAAGGCCGAGCTGATCGACCTCATGCTGGACGCCGCCTTCCTCCGGATGGACCGGCCGCCGTTCGCCCCGGAGGAGCCCTGGCGGGCCAGGGTGACGGCGGTCGCCGACGCGAACCGGGCGCTGCATCTGCGCCACCCCTGGCTGGTCGACCTGCGGGTCGTGCGCGCCCCGCTGGGGCCCGGGGTGATGGCCAAGTACGAGTACGAGCTCGGGGCCTTCGAGGGGCTCGGGCTCGACGACGTGGCGCGGGACTCGGCGCTGACGTACCTCCTCGGCTCCGTCCAGGCGAGCGCGAGGGCGGAGCTGGACGCGCGGGCCGTGGAGCGGGAGAGCGCGATGTCCGACGCGGAGTGGTGGGACACCCACGAGCCGCTGCTGGCCCGGGTCTTCGACGAGGCCAGGTTCCCGCTGGCGGCGCGGGTGGGGGAGGCGTCGGCGATCGCGTACGACGGCGTGTACGACGCGGAGCACGCGTACGCCTTCGGGCTCGCGCGGACGCTGGACGGCTTGGCGGCGCTGGGCGGGCCCGGAGCCTGA